One Setaria viridis chromosome 7, Setaria_viridis_v4.0, whole genome shotgun sequence genomic region harbors:
- the LOC117865368 gene encoding probable amino acid permease 7 isoform X2 — translation MAVRHSLEVADDRCDDDGHRPRRAGTAWTCAAHIITAVIGSGVLSLAWSVAQLGWVVGPACMFCFALVTYVSAALLADCYRRGDPEKGPRNRSYVDAVRAYLGKKHTWACGSLQYVSLYGCGVAYTITTATSIRAILKANCYHDHGHDAPCDYGGSYYMLVFGAAQLFLSFIPDFHDMAWLSVVAAVMSFSYAFIGLGLGMATTISNGRIKGSVTGVPMRTPMQKIWRVSQAIGDIAFAYPYSLILLEIQDTLKSPPAENKTMKRASMISILVTTFFYLCCGCFGYAAFGSDAPGNLLTGCGFYEPYWLIDFANACIILHLLGGYQVYSQPIFQFADRFFAERFPDSGFVNDFHTMRVPCLPPWRVNLLRVCFRTVYVASTTAVAVAFPYFNEVLALLGALNFWPLAIYFPVEMYFIQRNVPRWSARWVVLQTFSVVCLLVSAFALVGSIEGLVTQKLG, via the exons ATGGCCGTGCGCCACTCCCTCGAGGTGGCCGACGACCGCTGCGACGACGACGGGCACCGCCCGCGCCGTGCCGGCACGGCGTGGACGTGCGCGGCGCACATCATCACGGCGGTGATCGGCTCCGGGGTGCTGTCGCTGGCGTGGAGCGTGGCGCAGCTGGGCTGGGTCGTCGGCCCCGCCTGCATGTTCTGCTTCGCGCTCGTCACCTACGTCTCCGCTGCGCTGCTCGCCGACTGCTACCGCCGCGGCGACCCGGAGAAGGGCCCCAGGAACCGCTCCTACGTGGACGCCGTCCGCGCCTACCTCG GCAAGAAGCACACCTGGGCTTGCGGCTCGCTGCAGTACGTGAGCCTGTACGGCTGCGGCGTCGCCTATACCATCACCACCGCCACTAGCATAAG GGCGATCCTCAAGGCCAACTGCTACCACGACCACGGCCACGACGCGCCCTGCGACTATGGCGGCAGCTACTACATGCTCGTCTTCGGCGCCGCGCAGCTCTTCCTCTCCTTCATACCGGACTTCCACGACATGGCGTGGCTCTCCGTCGTCGCTGCCGTCATGTCCTTCTCCTACGCCTTcatcggcctcggcctcggcatGGCCACCACCATCT CTAACGGGAGAATCAAAGGAAGCGTAACAGGTGTTCCGATGAGGACGCCTATGCAGAAGATTTGGCGCGTCTCGCAGGCCATCGGCGACATAGCGTTCGCATACCCATACTCCTTGATCCTACTGGAAATACAG GACACCCTGAAGTCCCCGCCGGCCGAGAACAAGACGATGAAGAGGGCGTCGATGATCTCGATCCTCGTCACGACGTTCTTCTACCTCTGCTGCGGCTGCTTCGGCTACGCCGCCTTCGGGAGCGACGCGCCGGGCAACCTCCTCACCGGCTGCGGCTTCTACGAGCCCTACTGGCTCATCGACTTCGCCAACGCCTGCATCATACTCCACCTGCTGGGCGGGTACCAG GTGTACAGCCAGCCCATCTTCCAGTTCGCGGACAGGTTCTTCGCGGAGCGGTTCCCGGACAGCGGGTTCGTGAACGATTTCCACACGATGCGGGTGCCGTGCCTGCCGCCGTGGCGGGTGAACCTGCTGCGGGTGTGCTTCCGGACGGTGTACGTGGCGTCCACGACGGCGGTGGCCGTGGCGTTCCCCTACTTCAACGAGGTGCTGGCCCTGCTGGGCGCGCTCAACTTCTGGCCGCTGGCCATCTACTTCCCCGTCGAGATGTACTTCATCCAGCGGAACGTGCCCCGGTGGTCCGCGCGGTGGGTCGTCCTGCAGACCTTCAGCGTCGTCTGCCTCCTCGTCAGCGCCTTCGCCCTCGTCGGCTCCATCGAGGGGCTCGTCACCCAGAAGCTGGGATAG
- the LOC117863306 gene encoding transcription factor MYB80, which produces MGRVPCCEKDNVKRGQWTPEEDNKLLSYITQYGTRNWRLIPKNAGLQRCGKSCRLRWTNYLRPDLKHGEFTDAEEQTIIKLHSVVGNRWSVIAAQLPGRTDNDVKNHWNTKLKKKLSGMGIDPVTHKSFSHLMAEIATTLAPPQVAHLAEAALGCFKDEMLHLLTKKRPTDFPSPAVPPNISMDGAAAAGIGAPCGFPAAPPQQADDTIERIKLGLSRAIMSEPGAGACAPTDKQQQQPWAPADMPEGLAGMYAAFNPAAHGQDEFRYDTGAVPDYVLGGSGGEADQGTSMWSHQSLYSGSSGTDAAARPATALPEKGNDSVGSSGGGDEEADNVKDGGKGDGSDMSGLFGSDCVLWDLPDELTNHMV; this is translated from the coding sequence atggggcGCGTCCCGTGCTGCGAGAAGGACAACGTGAAGCGTGGGCAGTGGACGCCGGAGGAGGACAACAAGCTGCTCTCCTACATCACGCAGTACGGCACGCGCAACTGGCGCCTCATCCCCAAGAACGCCGGGCTGCAGCGgtgcggcaagagctgccgcCTCCGGTGGACCAACTACCTCCGGCCCGACCTCAAGCACGGCGAGTTCACGGACGCCGAGGAGCAGACCATCATCAAGCTGCACTCCGTCGTCGGCAACCGGTGGTCGGTCATCGCCGCGCAGCTCCCCGGGCGGACCGACAACGACGTCAAGAACCACTGGAACACCAAGCTCAAGAAGAAGCTGTCCGGGATGGGCATCGACCCCGTCACGCACAAGTCCTTCTCCCACCTCATGGCCGAGATCGCCACCACGCTGGCCCCGCCGCAGGTCGCGCACCTCGCCGAGGCCGCGCTGGGCTGCTTCAAGGACGAGAtgctccacctcctcaccaAGAAGCGCCCCACCGACTTCCCCTCGCCCGCCGTGCCGCCCAACATCTCCATGgacggcgctgccgccgcggggATCGGCGCGCCCTGCGgcttccccgccgcgccgccgcagcaggcCGACGACACCATCGAGCGCATCAAGctgggcctgtcccgcgccatCATGAGcgagcccggcgccggcgcttgCGCGCCCACtgacaagcagcagcagcagccctgGGCACCGGCCGACATGCCCGAGGGGCTGGCGGGGATGTACGCCGCGTTCAACCCCGCCGCGCACGGGCAGGACGAGTTCCGGTACGACACCGGGGCGGTGCCGGACTACGtcctcggcggcagcggcggcgaggcggaccAGGGCACGTCGATGTGGAGCCACCAGAGCTTGTACAGCGGGAGCTCGGGCACCGATGCGGCGGCCAGGCCGGCGACGGCATTGCCGGAGAAAGGCAACGACAGCGTCGgcagtagcggcggcggcgacgaggaggcggacAACGTCAAGGACGGCGGGAAGGGCGACGGCTCCGACATGTCCGGCCTGTTCGGATCCGACTGTGTACTCTGGGACTTGCCTGATGAGCTGACCAATCACATGGTGTAA
- the LOC117865368 gene encoding probable amino acid permease 7 isoform X1 — MALGEGGDDHHGAAAAPLIAHHEKHDGGIVRSGSMWTAAAHVITAVIGSGVLSLAWSIAQLGWVAGPAAMLAFAGVTALQSTLFADCYRSPDPEHGPHRNRTYAGAVDRNLGSSSSWVCMLLQHTALFGYGIAYTITASISCRAILKANCYHDHGHDAPCDYGGSYYMLVFGAAQLFLSFIPDFHDMAWLSVVAAVMSFSYAFIGLGLGMATTISNGRIKGSVTGVPMRTPMQKIWRVSQAIGDIAFAYPYSLILLEIQDTLKSPPAENKTMKRASMISILVTTFFYLCCGCFGYAAFGSDAPGNLLTGCGFYEPYWLIDFANACIILHLLGGYQVYSQPIFQFADRFFAERFPDSGFVNDFHTMRVPCLPPWRVNLLRVCFRTVYVASTTAVAVAFPYFNEVLALLGALNFWPLAIYFPVEMYFIQRNVPRWSARWVVLQTFSVVCLLVSAFALVGSIEGLVTQKLG; from the exons ATGGCGCTCGGCGAGGGCGGGGATGACCACcacggggccgccgccgcgcccctcaTCGCGCACCACGAGAAGCATGACGGCGGCATCGTCCGGAGCG GGAGCatgtggacggcggcggcgcacgtgATCACGGCGGTGATCGGGTCCGGCGTGCTGTCGCTGGCGTGGAGCATCGCGCAGCTGGGGTGGGTGGCCGGGCCGGCGGCCATGCTCGCCTTCGCGGGCGTGACGGCGCTGCAGTCCACGCTCTTCGCCGACTGCTACCGGTCGCCGGACCCCGAGCACGGCCCGCACCGCAACCGCACCTACGCCGGCGCCGTCGACCGTAACCTAG GTAGCAGCAGCTCGTGGGTGTGCATGCTTCTGCAGCACACGGCCCTGTTCGGCTACGGCATCGCCTACACCATCACGGCCTCCATCAGCTGCAG GGCGATCCTCAAGGCCAACTGCTACCACGACCACGGCCACGACGCGCCCTGCGACTATGGCGGCAGCTACTACATGCTCGTCTTCGGCGCCGCGCAGCTCTTCCTCTCCTTCATACCGGACTTCCACGACATGGCGTGGCTCTCCGTCGTCGCTGCCGTCATGTCCTTCTCCTACGCCTTcatcggcctcggcctcggcatGGCCACCACCATCT CTAACGGGAGAATCAAAGGAAGCGTAACAGGTGTTCCGATGAGGACGCCTATGCAGAAGATTTGGCGCGTCTCGCAGGCCATCGGCGACATAGCGTTCGCATACCCATACTCCTTGATCCTACTGGAAATACAG GACACCCTGAAGTCCCCGCCGGCCGAGAACAAGACGATGAAGAGGGCGTCGATGATCTCGATCCTCGTCACGACGTTCTTCTACCTCTGCTGCGGCTGCTTCGGCTACGCCGCCTTCGGGAGCGACGCGCCGGGCAACCTCCTCACCGGCTGCGGCTTCTACGAGCCCTACTGGCTCATCGACTTCGCCAACGCCTGCATCATACTCCACCTGCTGGGCGGGTACCAG GTGTACAGCCAGCCCATCTTCCAGTTCGCGGACAGGTTCTTCGCGGAGCGGTTCCCGGACAGCGGGTTCGTGAACGATTTCCACACGATGCGGGTGCCGTGCCTGCCGCCGTGGCGGGTGAACCTGCTGCGGGTGTGCTTCCGGACGGTGTACGTGGCGTCCACGACGGCGGTGGCCGTGGCGTTCCCCTACTTCAACGAGGTGCTGGCCCTGCTGGGCGCGCTCAACTTCTGGCCGCTGGCCATCTACTTCCCCGTCGAGATGTACTTCATCCAGCGGAACGTGCCCCGGTGGTCCGCGCGGTGGGTCGTCCTGCAGACCTTCAGCGTCGTCTGCCTCCTCGTCAGCGCCTTCGCCCTCGTCGGCTCCATCGAGGGGCTCGTCACCCAGAAGCTGGGATAG